In Caldicellulosiruptor obsidiansis OB47, a single window of DNA contains:
- a CDS encoding VanZ family protein, whose translation MLQKYKQRAVKIIFDGYIFVVMIITQFPIKLPFKIDITKVQYNLVPFYFLIKRIEALREASRAGYNIKEYLLPTFEIIFETFGYNIILFLPFGFLLPIIRKDCSLKKVTYYSFSFSLCIEVLQLISMIVTNNSGRCFDIDDIIANTIGGIMGFYFCIISKRLLMLIFKGVDL comes from the coding sequence ATGCTTCAAAAGTATAAGCAAAGAGCTGTAAAGATTATTTTCGATGGATATATATTTGTAGTTATGATAATTACACAATTTCCAATCAAATTGCCATTTAAAATAGACATTACTAAAGTACAGTATAACTTAGTTCCATTTTATTTTTTAATAAAGAGAATTGAAGCATTAAGAGAAGCATCAAGAGCAGGGTATAATATAAAAGAATACTTACTACCTACTTTTGAAATAATATTTGAAACTTTTGGGTATAATATTATTTTATTTTTACCATTCGGCTTTTTGCTACCAATAATAAGGAAAGATTGCTCATTAAAAAAAGTAACATATTATAGTTTTTCATTTTCTTTATGCATAGAAGTATTGCAGTTAATTAGTATGATAGTGACAAACAATTCTGGCAGATGTTTTGACATAGACGACATTATAGCGAATACAATAGGCGGAATTATGGGATTTTACTTTTGTATTATTAGTAAAAGATTATTGATGCTTATATTCAAGGGAGTTGATTTGTAA
- a CDS encoding BlaI/MecI/CopY family transcriptional regulator, giving the protein MNKDLLKPSEAELEVMKVLWEEGKALSAPEIVQRLKEKDIKWEKSTIYTLIDRLVKKKVIKQEKKNKLYYYSPSISKEEYAKRETTRVLNKLFNGSVKDLIAALVESGNLKKEELEEIKKLLGKEE; this is encoded by the coding sequence ATGAACAAAGATTTATTAAAGCCATCAGAAGCTGAGTTAGAGGTTATGAAAGTTTTGTGGGAAGAAGGGAAAGCGTTGAGTGCACCAGAGATAGTGCAAAGGTTAAAAGAAAAAGACATCAAATGGGAAAAGTCAACCATATACACCTTGATTGACAGGCTTGTAAAAAAGAAAGTAATAAAGCAAGAGAAAAAAAATAAACTTTACTACTACAGTCCTTCTATTAGCAAAGAGGAATACGCAAAGAGAGAAACAACAAGGGTATTGAATAAGCTATTTAATGGCTCTGTAAAAGATTTAATAGCAGCATTAGTTGAAAGTGGAAACTTAAAAAAAGAAGAGCTTGAGGAGATTAAGAAGTTATTAGGAAAAGAGGAGTAG
- a CDS encoding amidase domain-containing protein, whose protein sequence is MRKIVLFLLCLILIIPNSIAYANSYFYKNTEEESIKNIIESFYNTQYDAYLQMEYKDIIPYLDMTKIQNQNKVIALKNLTARRKYIYQKGYCYIEKRRFPLEFNYKAIDINGNQASVILEIKLDGQNAYLPFICGGENIFKLIKMENSWKITEHDYEDLSFYEISKEKLIREFQPKELAEMIEQEFSPDSKKVYKNFSDVELKSNVGILSLPAVNHYYSTSRAVEYAKKYVYNRNTKFYDATAGGGDCTNFASQVLWYGFGANDTTNDILNKVMMVPGSYEKGWYAGPGGGSRNWENVEAFWSYMTSYKSIDTPGPRVVVVDSINSLDNGGIMQIDFSNDGRFDHTVILVDKVTLKFAQHTPNIYRYYQEYTGAKRFFNPYYFREIE, encoded by the coding sequence ATGAGAAAAATTGTATTGTTTTTGTTATGTTTAATTCTAATAATACCAAATTCCATTGCTTATGCAAATTCATATTTTTATAAAAACACTGAAGAAGAAAGTATTAAAAACATTATTGAATCTTTTTACAACACTCAGTACGATGCATATTTACAAATGGAATATAAAGATATAATTCCTTACCTTGATATGACTAAAATACAAAATCAAAACAAAGTAATAGCTCTGAAAAATTTAACAGCAAGAAGAAAGTATATTTATCAAAAAGGTTATTGTTACATTGAAAAGAGAAGATTTCCATTAGAGTTCAATTACAAAGCTATTGATATAAATGGTAATCAAGCAAGCGTCATATTAGAAATAAAATTAGATGGACAGAATGCGTATCTACCTTTTATTTGTGGTGGCGAAAATATATTTAAGTTAATAAAAATGGAAAATAGCTGGAAAATTACAGAACATGATTATGAAGATCTAAGTTTCTATGAAATTTCAAAAGAAAAATTAATAAGAGAATTTCAACCGAAAGAATTAGCTGAAATGATTGAACAGGAATTTTCTCCAGATTCGAAGAAAGTATATAAAAACTTCAGTGATGTTGAATTGAAAAGTAATGTTGGTATTCTTAGTTTGCCAGCAGTAAATCATTATTATAGTACATCAAGAGCTGTTGAATATGCAAAGAAATACGTATATAACCGTAATACCAAGTTTTATGATGCAACCGCTGGAGGAGGAGATTGCACAAACTTTGCATCTCAAGTTTTATGGTACGGATTTGGAGCAAATGATACTACGAATGATATATTAAATAAGGTGATGATGGTTCCTGGTTCATATGAAAAAGGGTGGTATGCTGGTCCTGGTGGAGGCTCACGAAATTGGGAGAATGTTGAAGCTTTCTGGAGTTATATGACAAGCTATAAATCTATTGACACACCTGGTCCACGCGTTGTTGTAGTAGATAGTATAAATTCATTAGATAATGGTGGAATAATGCAAATTGATTTTTCTAATGACGGAAGATTTGATCATACAGTAATTCTCGTAGATAAAGTTACCTTGAAATTTGCTCAACATACACCGAATATCTATCGTTATTATCAAGAATATACAGGAGCAAAAAGATTTTTCAATCCATATTATTTTAGAGAAATAGAATAA
- a CDS encoding M56 family metallopeptidase — protein MNIEVIFKWISVMTVGGSIAVLIFAILSKIFKEHLSARARYYIWMIGLFCFTIPWNVLIKFSKKDSRVLNQSIILGNSSYMTLKLSNSSSLNLQLTGNTAQGGALTALPSKNLRYFNPETLGKVMVYVWLVGAIVFFAWFLIRYIWFKMILIRSSRKCSNEYCRRMIERYYNLRKIPKKIKILESDIIQTPMLIGIITPILVIPTKDIVREDLRLIIRHELVHFKRKDVLVKWLSKLINALHWFNPLVYFAVLKLNRECEYSCDEEVIRKLKKDGKRRYAEVLYNTLLVSIGSGADAAFGLVGRKESIVERFRFIMSLESKKMSKGAKVFVVVLVSTTIFLSAFVQILAKDILIFDSDEIEAIKSTIEGFYETQYKAYLQMEYIDITPYLDMSKIQNHNKVVALKMLVFRRKYTDEKRYCYVEKRHFPYELHYKNIELYGNKAKVVIDLEIKLKEAYPSFISYGENIFELEKQEGTWKITKHIYDKWALMFYEFSTDQKLPEPDYEQIKKQIDRDFGIK, from the coding sequence ATGAATATAGAAGTTATATTCAAATGGATTTCAGTAATGACAGTAGGTGGTAGCATAGCTGTTTTGATATTTGCTATTTTGAGCAAAATCTTTAAAGAGCATTTGAGCGCAAGGGCAAGGTATTATATTTGGATGATAGGGCTTTTTTGTTTTACCATTCCATGGAATGTATTGATTAAATTTAGTAAGAAAGATAGTAGAGTACTAAATCAGAGTATTATATTAGGCAACAGCAGTTATATGACATTAAAACTCAGTAACAGTAGTTCATTGAACTTGCAACTAACAGGGAATACAGCACAAGGTGGGGCTTTAACTGCCCTGCCTTCTAAAAATCTTCGATATTTTAATCCTGAAACATTAGGAAAAGTTATGGTTTATGTCTGGCTTGTAGGGGCCATAGTATTTTTTGCATGGTTTTTGATAAGGTATATTTGGTTTAAAATGATACTGATAAGAAGTTCACGAAAATGTTCAAATGAATATTGCAGGAGAATGATTGAAAGGTATTACAATCTAAGAAAAATTCCTAAAAAAATAAAAATATTAGAAAGTGATATTATACAAACACCTATGCTAATCGGAATAATTACTCCGATCTTAGTAATACCTACAAAGGACATAGTAAGAGAAGATTTAAGATTAATCATAAGACATGAACTTGTACACTTCAAGAGAAAAGATGTACTTGTTAAATGGCTAAGCAAATTAATAAATGCACTTCATTGGTTTAACCCCTTAGTATACTTTGCTGTTTTAAAGCTAAATAGAGAATGCGAATATTCATGTGACGAAGAAGTAATAAGAAAGCTTAAGAAGGATGGCAAAAGAAGGTATGCAGAGGTACTTTATAACACACTTTTGGTGAGTATAGGCAGTGGAGCAGACGCGGCATTTGGTCTGGTAGGTAGAAAAGAAAGCATTGTTGAGAGATTTAGGTTTATTATGAGTTTGGAGTCAAAGAAAATGAGCAAAGGTGCAAAGGTTTTTGTTGTGGTGTTAGTATCAACAACAATATTCTTAAGTGCGTTTGTTCAAATTTTGGCAAAAGATATTTTGATTTTTGATAGCGATGAAATAGAAGCAATCAAATCAACTATAGAAGGATTTTATGAAACACAGTACAAAGCTTATCTTCAAATGGAGTACATAGATATAACACCGTACTTGGATATGTCAAAGATACAAAATCATAATAAGGTTGTTGCATTAAAAATGTTAGTATTTAGAAGAAAATATACAGACGAAAAAAGGTACTGTTATGTTGAGAAGAGACATTTTCCATATGAACTTCATTATAAGAACATAGAGCTTTATGGCAACAAAGCCAAAGTAGTTATTGACTTAGAGATAAAACTAAAAGAGGCATATCCATCATTTATTTCATATGGAGAAAATATTTTTGAATTAGAAAAGCAGGAGGGGACATGGAAAATTACAAAGCATATCTATGATAAATGGGCCTTAATGTTCTATGAATTCTCTACTGACCAAAAGTTACCAGAACCTGATTACGAACAAATAAAAAAGCAAATAGATAGGGATTTTGGAATTAAGTAA
- a CDS encoding IS110 family RNA-guided transposase produces the protein MKYTQNEKILQVTEKTLVVGVDIAKERHVGRAFDFRGVELGKRIEFENRKEGMEKFLDWANKIMKANGKDNMIVGIEPTGHYWLCFEQYLRENGIKVVLVNPFHVKRSKELDDNTPTKSDIKDPKTIAMLVKDGRYTEPNIPEGIYAEMRVAMNIYERLQKQLNVLKNQIINWLDIYFPEFLEVFSDWEGKVALLTLKEMPLPSDVIEKEVEGIIEYWRDKVDKRAISRRRAMDLVETAKRSIGKKEGRKLARQEIKYLLEEYELLKKQVEEIEGEMAELLKDVPNGDRLLEIKGVGVKTAVGFISEVGDIRRYEDARQIQKLAGLNIIENSSGKYKGQTCISKRGRGRLRSSLFRAMITIVAKNEEFKQLHMYYTTRQNNPLKKKQSLIALCCKLIRIFYAILKKGIRYDGNKMLSDIKRETLARTA, from the coding sequence TTGAAGTATACACAAAATGAAAAGATATTACAAGTAACAGAAAAAACTTTAGTTGTAGGAGTAGACATAGCGAAGGAAAGGCATGTTGGAAGAGCATTTGATTTTAGAGGAGTGGAGCTTGGCAAGAGAATAGAGTTTGAGAATAGAAAAGAAGGTATGGAAAAATTTTTGGATTGGGCAAATAAGATAATGAAAGCCAATGGCAAAGACAACATGATAGTTGGGATAGAACCTACAGGGCATTACTGGCTGTGCTTTGAGCAGTACTTAAGAGAGAATGGCATAAAAGTGGTTTTAGTGAATCCTTTTCACGTAAAAAGGAGCAAAGAACTCGATGATAATACACCAACAAAGAGCGATATAAAGGATCCGAAGACGATAGCGATGCTTGTGAAGGATGGAAGATACACAGAACCAAATATACCCGAGGGTATATATGCTGAGATGAGAGTAGCGATGAACATATATGAAAGGCTACAAAAACAGCTGAACGTTTTAAAAAATCAAATAATCAACTGGCTGGATATCTATTTTCCAGAGTTTTTAGAGGTATTTTCTGATTGGGAAGGCAAGGTAGCGCTATTGACCCTAAAAGAGATGCCATTGCCAAGTGATGTAATAGAAAAGGAAGTAGAAGGGATTATAGAGTACTGGCGTGACAAAGTAGATAAACGTGCGATTAGTCGCAGGAGGGCGATGGATTTAGTAGAGACTGCTAAAAGGAGTATAGGTAAAAAAGAAGGTAGAAAGCTGGCAAGACAAGAGATAAAATATTTGCTTGAAGAATATGAGCTTTTAAAGAAGCAGGTAGAAGAGATAGAAGGTGAGATGGCAGAGCTTTTGAAAGATGTGCCGAATGGTGATAGGCTGCTTGAAATAAAAGGTGTTGGTGTAAAAACAGCAGTTGGGTTTATTTCTGAGGTTGGAGATATAAGGAGGTATGAGGATGCGAGACAGATCCAGAAATTAGCTGGTCTTAATATAATTGAGAATAGTTCTGGCAAGTACAAGGGGCAGACATGTATAAGCAAAAGAGGGCGAGGGCGGCTTCGAAGTAGTTTGTTCAGGGCCATGATTACAATAGTAGCAAAGAATGAAGAATTTAAACAGCTGCACATGTATTACACAACGCGGCAGAACAATCCATTGAAGAAGAAGCAATCACTGATAGCGCTTTGCTGTAAGTTGATAAGGATATTTTATGCGATTTTGAAAAAAGGGATAAGGTATGATGGTAATAAGATGTTGAGCGATATAAAGAGAGAGACATTAGCAAGAACAGCGTAA
- a CDS encoding S-layer homology domain-containing protein, whose product MSYFCFLIFCTEATNSNYNVTQNEVVRAISLELVPEELRGNYQKPITRLEFCHLIGCLLRSFGLDLNQISKSSSQLTFSDTDDHEVRVLATLGIVDAKEKGMFYPNATVTRQESAKMLFSIVTISKRMPQIKQYFKLQMKWPNEDEIFPQDFSDGIYIFSWAREAVNYLYRIGVFNIDSNGCIEPNRKLTREEAIITILRLYSAAIGERGNPISEETFYPYPFVNNVANSDVLWGYIDSKGNWRIQPKFHEPSGFNMQGYATAQSPLYLKDSYMVFDKSGKIYFKFQRIVGLYGKLAIVDNGIYLLPQKKKLSSDTDAVSTVLIYPQGDYMLPIKDDKTNLYGYYSFDGKKMINFYYDRAYAFHGGKAVVKKKENYYLINKTGKVLRLFKIDEKKYNVRYFIGESGLLSSKNGQDIGYNAKTDAYFKVPQSTLTEDGWFIVTDTTDWKSKKLLDANGNTVALGKNIVDLGNGFYQVWANNDERFIVTNLKKVVIQRKNSKILNWISSRGSGGLAAFYSSEDTITIVDAFGTVFVNIRLPFKNCKVDFVNGLLRIIDTNNFLQYYYNPINGKRVLKVNP is encoded by the coding sequence ATTAGCTATTTTTGTTTTTTAATCTTTTGTACTGAAGCTACAAATTCTAATTATAATGTAACACAAAACGAAGTTGTCAGAGCAATATCCTTAGAACTTGTTCCGGAAGAGTTAAGAGGAAACTACCAAAAACCCATAACTCGGCTCGAATTTTGTCACCTGATAGGATGCCTATTACGTTCTTTTGGTCTTGACCTTAACCAAATATCAAAGTCAAGTTCTCAATTAACTTTTTCTGATACCGATGACCATGAAGTAAGAGTATTAGCAACTCTCGGAATAGTAGATGCTAAAGAAAAAGGAATGTTCTATCCAAATGCTACTGTTACAAGACAAGAATCTGCTAAAATGCTTTTTTCTATTGTTACTATTTCCAAAAGAATGCCACAAATAAAACAATATTTTAAACTGCAAATGAAATGGCCTAATGAGGATGAAATTTTTCCTCAAGACTTCTCAGATGGTATTTACATTTTCTCATGGGCAAGAGAGGCAGTAAATTACCTGTATCGAATAGGTGTTTTTAATATTGATAGCAACGGATGTATTGAGCCAAACAGAAAACTGACCCGTGAAGAAGCAATTATAACAATACTAAGATTATACAGTGCTGCTATTGGTGAAAGAGGCAATCCCATTTCAGAAGAAACTTTCTATCCATATCCTTTTGTAAATAATGTAGCAAATTCTGATGTTCTCTGGGGTTATATAGATTCAAAAGGGAATTGGAGGATACAGCCAAAATTTCATGAACCCTCAGGGTTTAATATGCAAGGGTATGCTACTGCTCAGAGTCCCCTTTATCTTAAGGATTCGTATATGGTTTTTGATAAGTCTGGTAAAATCTATTTTAAATTCCAACGTATTGTAGGATTATATGGAAAGTTGGCCATTGTAGACAATGGAATTTATTTATTGCCACAAAAGAAAAAACTGTCCTCCGACACAGATGCGGTAAGTACTGTCCTTATTTATCCTCAAGGTGATTATATGTTGCCAATAAAAGATGACAAAACAAATCTTTATGGTTATTATTCTTTTGATGGCAAGAAGATGATAAATTTTTACTATGATAGAGCATATGCATTTCATGGAGGGAAAGCAGTTGTAAAAAAGAAAGAGAATTATTATTTGATAAATAAAACAGGAAAAGTATTAAGGTTGTTCAAGATAGATGAAAAGAAATATAATGTGCGATATTTTATTGGTGAAAGTGGATTGCTGTCATCTAAGAATGGACAGGACATAGGATATAATGCCAAGACGGATGCTTATTTTAAAGTTCCACAATCAACATTAACAGAAGATGGCTGGTTTATTGTAACAGATACTACTGATTGGAAGAGCAAGAAGCTTCTTGATGCAAATGGAAACACCGTAGCATTGGGTAAAAATATCGTTGATTTAGGTAATGGATTTTATCAGGTATGGGCAAATAACGATGAAAGATTTATCGTTACAAATTTAAAAAAAGTGGTGATTCAGCGTAAAAATTCCAAGATTCTTAATTGGATAAGTAGTAGAGGTAGTGGAGGTCTTGCAGCCTTTTACTCCTCAGAAGATACTATCACTATAGTTGATGCATTTGGAACAGTTTTTGTTAATATTAGATTGCCTTTTAAAAATTGTAAAGTAGATTTTGTTAATGGTCTTCTTCGCATCATAGATACCAATAATTTTTTGCAGTATTATTATAATCCTATAAACGGTAAGAGAGTTTTAAAAGTTAATCCATAA